CTAAGGCTGGCATCGCTTCTGGAATGAGCACACGGAAAATGATTGTACTGGGTGAAGCTCCGACGGATTTGGCTGCTTCCAGCTTCCCTGCACTTACTTCCTTGAGCGAGTTTTCAATGATTCGCGCCAAAAATGGGGCCGCACCAATGGATAAAGAGACAATCGCGGCTGTCGGTCCGAGCGATGTTCCCACCATGAGTCTCGATAACGGCAGGAGCAATACGATCAAAATAATGAAAGGAAGAGACCGAACGCCATTTATTATTGTCCCGATCACTTTACTCAGTTTTGGTGATTCGAGAAGACCACCCTTTTCCGTCACGACGAGAGTGATTCCCAAAACCATGCCGATCAACAGGGCGAACAAGGATGACCAAAACACCATGTAGAGCGTCTCAAGTAGTCCTTGCCATAGCAAGTCAAACAAATCTGCGTTCATATGCCCGCCCCGACTCCTTCCATCACATGGCGCTTGTCACGGTAATAGTCGATAATATGGACAAATCGCTTAGCGGTATCACTTTCCGGATGAAGGAAAAACTTCTCCACACTTCCGGTCTCGACGATTCTGCCGTTTTCGACGACAGCCATGTTGTTGCATACGTGCTGAAGCACATCCAGCTCGTGGGTGATGAGCACAATCGTCAGCTTTAATTGGCGATTGATCTCCTTCAACAGCTCCAGAATCGAATACGTCGTCTGCGGATCGAGCGCGGATGTCGCTTCGTCACTCAGAAGCAAATCAGGCGAATTGACCAGCGCCCTGGCTATCCCGACACGCTGCTTTTGACCGCCACTGAGCTGGGACGGATATGTGTTTTCCTTGTCTCCGAGTTGTACGAGATCTAAGATTTCTCTGACACGCTGGTGAATGAATGGCTTCGGATGACCAGCTACCTCCAAAGGAAAGGCGACGTTCTGATAGACTGTTTTTGCATCCAGCAGATGAAACTGTTGAAATATCATGCCAATTTTTTGCCTTGCCTGTCGCAGCTCTTTCTCAGATAGCTCCGTAATCACCCTGTCTCCGATCTCGATGGTCCCGGAATCTGGCTCCTCCAGCCGGTTGAGACAACGAATCAGGGTGGACTTACCCGCTCCCGAAAACCCAATAATGCCGAAAATATCTCCTTTTTCGATATGTAAATGGATGTCCTGCAAAACAGGGATATCTCCCTTAGCGGTTTTGTATGATTTAGTGAGGTTCTGGATGTTTACCATTCGTTGTTCACCGTTCCTTTAATGCGCTAGCAGCCAGTTCGGCAAAATAATGAGCGCCAGGCAAAAGTGCCCGTTCATCCAGTGTAAATCCTGGATGATGCCATTCCTTGGTACCCGAAGTTCCGAAAAAAACGAAGGAGCCGGGTATTTTCAATTGATAGTAAGCAAAATCTTCACCCGCAGCAGACGGATCGGGCGTTACGACTTGCAAGCCTACCTTTTTGGCTACATCGATGGATAGCTTCGTCAGCTTCTCATCATTGTGAACAGGTGGTGGTCCTGCAAACCAGCGCAAATGAACGTTGGCACCATAGGCTGATGCTACTCCCTCGATAATCGCACGCAAACGATCGGGAATACGCGCACGTACCTCCTCTTGAAAGGTACGGATCGTACCGCCAAGAACAACTTTGTCGGGTATCACATTCCAGGTCGTCCCGCCGTGAATGGTCGTCACGCTCACGACAGCGTTATCCAACGGACTTACATTTCTACTGACAATCGATTGCAAAGCCGTGACGATTTGCGAAGCGGCCACGATTGGATCGACCCCCGCATGTGGGATAGCTGAGTGAGTACCGATCCCTTCCACATCGATCTCGAAGCCATCTAAGCTCGCCATC
The window above is part of the Brevibacillus antibioticus genome. Proteins encoded here:
- a CDS encoding M20 peptidase aminoacylase family protein, encoding MGTGIKALRSTELESKLIAIRRQLHQYPEVAYEEFETTRAIREWLEEADIRIIDLPLQTGVVAEIGVNNIGPIIALRADMDALPVQEETGLPYASIIPGKMHACGHDFHTAVILGAAYLLKQQEKTLAGTVRLLFQPAEEKGTGAKQLMERGALDGVQAIFGLHNKPDLEVGTIGIKAGPLMASLDGFEIDVEGIGTHSAIPHAGVDPIVAASQIVTALQSIVSRNVSPLDNAVVSVTTIHGGTTWNVIPDKVVLGGTIRTFQEEVRARIPDRLRAIIEGVASAYGANVHLRWFAGPPPVHNDEKLTKLSIDVAKKVGLQVVTPDPSAAGEDFAYYQLKIPGSFVFFGTSGTKEWHHPGFTLDERALLPGAHYFAELAASALKER
- a CDS encoding methionine ABC transporter ATP-binding protein produces the protein MVNIQNLTKSYKTAKGDIPVLQDIHLHIEKGDIFGIIGFSGAGKSTLIRCLNRLEEPDSGTIEIGDRVITELSEKELRQARQKIGMIFQQFHLLDAKTVYQNVAFPLEVAGHPKPFIHQRVREILDLVQLGDKENTYPSQLSGGQKQRVGIARALVNSPDLLLSDEATSALDPQTTYSILELLKEINRQLKLTIVLITHELDVLQHVCNNMAVVENGRIVETGSVEKFFLHPESDTAKRFVHIIDYYRDKRHVMEGVGAGI
- a CDS encoding methionine ABC transporter permease, with the protein product MNADLFDLLWQGLLETLYMVFWSSLFALLIGMVLGITLVVTEKGGLLESPKLSKVIGTIINGVRSLPFIILIVLLLPLSRLMVGTSLGPTAAIVSLSIGAAPFLARIIENSLKEVSAGKLEAAKSVGASPSTIIFRVLIPEAMPALVRGVTIGIIGITEFTAVAGAIGAGGLGSLAIRFGYQRFREDVLIATVIMIILLVQIIQWSGDSIVKAIYKKRYKFE